The genome window CAGTCTAATTTCTTCATCTGcgctttgcttttttttcctttcagactCTTTGGGTGAATGTAGTTTTTAAACCAGCAATTGAAAGCTCTAGGTTTGCATTTGGGAAATGTTTCCAGTTGTATTCAGTTGAACTGTGCTTTTTctatgcatttaaaaaagattttcttgACAGATTAAAATTAATGAGCTAGAGCATAATCTTCAAGAGCAGAGGCAAAGAATTGAGCGACTGGAATGTAAAAAGGTTTCTTGGAAAACTAGTGCTGTTTCTAGAAAACGAAGTCAAACCCCAGAGGGAGGAGTAGCTTCTCACAAGGAcatttctgcagagaaggaagcCTGTTGCAGTAGATATTTAGGTAATGGTACAGTTAATTCTGATGATGTTCCTTCCAGTATGCCCAGCAGAGagaatgcattttatttctgatcGAGAAACAGATACTCCAGgctatttcttctccttcaaCCAGCAATatctaaaatgtttttttcatttttgaaaactAGTTGtgtaaaaatggcattttataATCTAGGATTCCTCCTTGCACTTGTTTGTGATAAAAtgtttgctgttttctctttttctgaaacagaTCTGTTGTTGTAATCAGAGGTGGGAGTGCTGGCTGTATTTAGTGCTGGTATTTATTCTAGTAAGATGTATCTGTGCAGATCTCTTAGTAATAGTGTTTGCAGCACCAGCCTTTGGTTTTCAGACACTGAGTCACAGAATAACCTGGTTTTAGCCTTAAAACGTTGGACAAGCCTGGACAGTGCTGGTTTCAGTACGTTCTTCCATTCATAAGTTAATCCAGAATTTAAGGTGTGATCCTCTTCCatttcaaagcagagaaaagagatgGATGAGATCATATAATGTAGGcatatttttcaggaaatgtgTAGCAGCAAGGGGTGATGTGACCCTCTCATGAGCCAGAAAAAGATAATCAAAGCATGTGATGTGTGTTTTGTGGattgtaaaattatttgtaaaataattcCACATCTAAGAATCTGGCAGATCCAGATTATCCAACTGGCAGATCCTGATATCTTTCACAGGGATATGCAGGGCCAGTTCTTAAGAACAAATCACTGTATGAAAAAGGTACTTAAGAAGCTGAACTATAATTTTCTAATATCACAAAAGGTAGGCAGCTCTTTAGCTGTAATATGATTCATATGAGGGGGAGGTTGACTGTAATGGTTGAACTctacattttttcatttgaatataGAGCTATTGTTGAAGGAGattaaaaagctgaagaaagaaaatggaaagttGTCTGCAGAAAAGAGAGCACTAAAAAATGAATTAGCTGGATTAGACaaggtaatttattttaagacaaGCTTAACAGTAGGTGATTTTTGAAAAACTAAACTTTTCTGCCTGAGCTGAAACTTCTTTAGGCTGAACATATGTTGCTATAAAGTAGAATAGATAAAGAAACCAGTGTATGGCATTCTGAGAGAGATGGAAATGAGTGACTCCTTGAAACATTCATGTCCTGAAGGGCCACTCAGCTAAGGGAGACTATTTTCTCTTGAACTTAAGCATGTCAAAGTTGACATGCCTCTGACAGAACTCCAAGTTTAGGGAGGGCAGAggcttgggattttttgttaGATCTATAGGtgtaaaaattgaaaatgtgAACATTTGGTAATTCTTTAAGTTATGTAACAAGATGCTGAGCTCTTACCTAACTATAGAAGACTCAGTTTAATGTAGTGACataaggttttattttcagcagcaaATTGTTTAAGCTGATTTTTGCTTGTTCCTCaagtctttttgttttgttgttgtggatttttttaaaaaataatctcttttcttACCTTGCAGTCCTTTCTCCCAAACTAAATAACATTATGGTATTAATTGCAGGGGTAACAGTAAAAGAGGGTGGTAGTTCATTGGATGTGTAACTTGCAGAACACTAAGCCAGGGTGAGTTCTAGATCCCTGTGTTTGGGAATCAGGGACAATGTGTGGCTGAGAGCTTCATCTTGCAAGAGAGATACATAAACTTGAGGTTGTGGCTTTTTAGCAGTGGTCCTTTTTTAAGGTAGTTTTAAGTTGCTGTGTTATATGTATGTAgctgttcatttaaaaatgctggAAGAATAGAGAGGAGAATGTCTACTGTCAAATGTAGATGGTTACAGGTAGATACATTGTTATTTCAGTAGCTGGAACATTCAAGGATTGGTGAAAGGAAGTCTTGGGTGATTATACTCTTCTGTCCATGTGTTTCCCAACGATTTCTGACTTACAAGAGTCAGAATGTGACATTATTCCCTTGTCATATTGGACCATCATTTTGTAGCTGTCTGGTAAatccatattttttcctttttaaaactgatttttcctATTACTAGTCTGTGTTCCAGCCTCTAACATAACTTGAACTCTGCTTGTGTGTTCAGGGCAGAAATTACTAAATTATTGCCTAAGGTTGTAGTTGATTGCTGTATCTCACCATAGCTGTGTTTGCATAACTCAGCCATACACTGGTAAAAACACAGAAAGTGTCTTGGAATAACTGAACTCCTGACTAGATCTTACTGAGAATGTCTTTGAAAAAACAGTTTAAGgtgaatatttctgggtttttctAGGATTTTTTTGAAGAGGTAGAAGATCTAAAACATGCTGTACAGGAATCCGTGAAACTCAACAATGAGTATGAAAAGTGCTTGAAACAAATCAGTGTAATGTATGGACTTCCTTTTACTGCACATTTGTAACTACTGGGTAATTTAATACCAGGTAGAATTTCTATATGTTTTTTATAATTATTGCAACATTTAAACCTACCATTGCTTAAGTGGTACCATAGTTTGATAATACAGATTCAGTAATGTGATTTCATTATGACAAGTGCTTGGAAATGTTGTATTTCGTGAccttgattttgtttgtttgtatatatatttaaataaactgtGATCTGCATAACTTCAGCTAAGTTTCAAACCCATCTCTTTCACACTTGCAGAATATATTCTGGTTATGGGTGTGTATgggaataaaatgaaattgttgtatttttcagaatttcccAATTTATCCTTTTCTGTAAGCTACATAAAATCAAAGTGTCTGTGTAGATTTGTCAGTCTGCATGAATTTCAGCACTAAGGATGTGCtaatgcaaacagaaattaattataTCATTAAGTTATTGCAGACGGgtttcttaaaggaaaaatgctAAATCGCCGCTTGGAATTTTTCCTCAATCCCAATAATAAGTGAAAAATTGTGGATGAAGGAAGGATTTAGTGTTCAGAATTGGAAAGTGTATTCAGAGCATTTTGCATCATCAAAAGAAGAATTCCTCAGAAGCTCTTTTGATTCAAGAGCTTGAAGAACTCTGGTATTTGAAGAGCTGAAAAGGAAAGTGGGAATGCACAAAGTCACAGTCCATGAGGCAGAAATATTGTGTTGCTTCAGGGATGGTGAGCAGGGAATGAAAAGAGACAACTCCCAGTTACAGGTGTAGCTTGCAGAACCTTGGGAGATTTGAATCTCAGCCTGTTTGTAATGACATGCCACAAAAGTTTAACATAGTTACATTGCAGAACTATGTTTTTCTGAAAGGTGTAGATCTCTACCTTTGTGATATTGTGGTGGTAGAGTTGAGTGAAAAGTGCTTAGGGTAGAAAGACTTAGCTTGCTAATAAACTAATACAGCTTCTTTAGCTTCATAAAAATACATGGACACTCCTGAGGGATAGGACTAGGAGTAGGATTTCTTAAGACTCTCTGGTCCCACTTGGTTTGTTAGGAGAGTTTTGTGCAGTTGtaatttaataaagaaatttgCCTCAAAGCATGTGCAGTGTTCAGAGTTGCATATTCACCAAGTGATAGGGTAAAGCTCCAGAACTCCTTGTGCCTGCTCTGGCTATAGACCACTGTGTTCCCTTGCTTCGTTCTTGGCTCGTTGTAAATAAAAGCTGGATAATGTTCTGAACaagagatggaaaaaggaaacaaaagaggaGCAAATCTGTGTTGCCAGTAAACCTCGTGGAAAAAATAAGGAGCATAGCAAGTATAACAGAAAATTATGAGTGCAAAATGTTTGTAACATTCACTAATGAGTAAAATAAACGTGGATGCTGGAGAAGGAAGCAGTGCCAGTTACTGGAGTCTTTTTCCCCACAGTGTTGAGGTTTAAAGTTACACTTCCAGCGTGTTTAAACTTTGGTCCCGTTGTTAAATGATTCAGTAATTGTCCTCGTCCATAGGCTGATTTTTAAAGGTCGTGCAGAACAAGAAACAGTGAGAAATCCCCCAGTCTTTTCTCATAACTAAAGTCTCCCGGCTCTGGTGGGGAAATCTGCTCTGATGAGAATAATGAGCCCTGTGCGGGGGAGCCGCAGCTCCACCCGGCAGCGGCTGTGCAGCCCCGGCGGGGTCAGCTGGGATGGGATatatgggatgggatgggatatatgggatgggggcagccctgggctggcaggtggCAGAGCGTGGTGGGCAGGGATTTCTCTCAGCCAGTAGTAGGAGCTGTCTTTCAGCTCGATCTGCATCGCCGACTTTCTATGAGGTTGggttcgtttttttttttttttttttttttttttttttatttccctttccgCTTTTCCTTTCACTATCAGGAAGGCTGGCGGTGTAGGGTGCAGATGGGGGCACCTCTGGCAAGCTCCACATCTGCGGCACGACTCCCCAGCCAGTGACAATTAGCGGGAGGAGAAACGCGTGTGGAAGTGACCGGCTCGGGGGCACTGATTGATTGTGTCTGTTGCTGCCTGAGACTTTTGAAAATGACAGTTCTGCcttgaagatatttttatattctacTGATTGcaggtttggtttgttggtgtgggcatctattttttttttttttaacttgaagaTATCAGTTTGCTCTTGAAGCTgtgattttcatttatttatttatttatttattttctggatttattttatgGCTAATGTAAGTTAAATAACCTACTGGCATTTTCTGTTCAAATTAATGCTGTTTTTGTTAGACGAGGAGACTGTCTCAGACTACCAAAGTCTACTTCCAAATAAGCACTACTTCCTACTTTGCAGGATAAAGCCTTACAAATTTGTGGATAATAACATTTTGTGGATAAGAATTTGCCTGTCTTTTTGTCCTTGTTGCTGTGCCAGTTAGCAGATACCTCTGCTTTGATCTTTCCTCCGTGTGAGATGTACAAGCAAGGTGTTGTTATTTTATTTGCTAGTTAAAATGCAGGCAAGATGAGTATTAAGCAGGTTAATCAGTCTATATGTGTAGTTCCACATATTGTGGAATTGTGACATTTGGCCAGTGGCTTTTTCCTGCTAAACCAAGTTTAGGTAGAACTGAATTCCATGCAATTAAGTATAAGTCATGCTACTGTTTGATAATGCATATTAGAAATGTTTCATGGTGCAGGCTAGTGGTTCTTTGTCTCAAGTACTTTGTAGTGCTGATATGGGAAGCTTGTGTTTGAGAATAAGTGGCTATTATCAAATAGGGGTTTTGgttggaaaaaatataataatcaTGTGTCAGTATTCACTTTCCATGAGACATAAATCAAATGGGCAGGTTCATAGGACAGTGAAGCAATTCAACTTTGTTCTATGTTCTGCATATAACTAAGGCCAACATTTTAGAAACAATCCAAAACAATTTTGTGTggatttgtaattttttcccagttttcctgaTATGTGGAGTATAAATTTTCAAAGGTACCAAATATTTACAGCTGTAGTCAGATTTAGCTAATTCAGACTTGGTCTGCTAATCACTATGTTGAGTAATTGCTCACATCCTGGGTATTAGTCCTAAATGGGATATTTTTCTAACGTAGAAAGCAAAATTGCAATGCTGTTGTTGGGTGGGGGATCACATTTTGTGGATTTCTCTGGAAGTTCTTCCTGAGCCTGTGAAGCAGCATCTCTATAGGTCCTCTGGAGTTCCTTTACTGTGACCATGCTGCAGAGTTTACCTTTAAAGAGCGAGGCTTTCAGACCTGCAGTGCTCTTCAGACTGACACCCTGAGAGGCTGGACCTGGAAACAGGGATTTCATTGGAAAGCAAGGGCTGGTGCCTCTGTACTCTCAACTGGGATACTCTCTTGTGGGCACTTACCCTGAAAAAGTGTTCCTGCCAAGGGCtttggaagaaacagaaaaaaacattccaGTTTCAAAAGGGGTCAATTCCCTGTTTAGGTTACAAGGTATCCAAGACAGCAGAAAACAGTAAATACAGTGATCTCACCAATTTGGGCTCATTAACTGTTTCTCTACAGCTCCAgtgaagtttcatttttctgaggCTTGGAtgtttcttgttttcctcttgtcagaaatgaagcagcatTAGTGAATTACCTGTGTATCTGTGCCTGTGTTCCTGGAATCATTCTGTAAACTTGTCCTGGGCTAGTGAATTGCCCTGGGTTCTTGGAGATTACAATGAACCATGGTAAAGGTGGTAATGCTATTGATTGGGTGTAGCCATGTTCTTCACTTGTGCCAGATGTCCTCTGGGAGTTGTTTAGCCCAGACAAAAGGAGGCTGATGGGAGActttattgctctctacaagtACTTGAAATTAAGCTGTAGCCAAGGGGGTGTTGGTCTCTTCTGCCAAATAAGTGATGGGACAAGAGGAAGTGGCCCCAAGTTTGCCAGTGGAGGTTTAAATTGGATaccaggaaaaatttcttcactgaaagggttgttctgtattggaacaggctgcccagggaagtggagGAGTCACAATCCCtgcaggtatttaaaagatgtgtggatgtggcacctaGGCACGTGGTTTaatggtggacttggcagtgctgtgctaaGGCTTGGACTCAGTCTTGGcgttcttttccaacctcactGATTCTATATGGATCCtaacagtttttttttcctttgttgcaGCTGCTGTTCAAGCTAAGCTCTGTCTTTACCCACATTTGACCCCCACTCATAGTGTTTTCACTGTGAAGTTCTTGAAAAAGCATCATGCACCAAGATCCTGGCTGGCTGTAATCTGCTTTCCTTGGTGCTGGTGGGAGTGAGTGCAgttctgtgctcagctggcctCTGTGTGCCTGGAGGAGAACTTCATTCCTTAGGTCAATTACATATTCTCAAGCCTTTCAGGGTGACAAGAAGCTAACACTGTAAGCCTTACATTGTAGCTTTCCATAGGGAATGCAGACTcaatgaattttttattttgtattttctccaCAGGGATTTTGTGCTGACGAAAAGCCCAATGTGATCCTTTGAGTATCCCAAGCTGTTTTCATCTGAGAGGACAACTTGAGCCATTGTCTTATGCTGGTACTGCAATGCTGAGTTCTAGCTCCACTGCTGTGAAGAATCTCCCTCTGAAGAGGAGgctctgttttctgctgaaacTTGTGTGCTTTGTCAGCTCAGTGTTaatattttgtgaatttttaatttactaTGCGGTGATATTTCAATGCCGATGGCCAAATGTGAAAGGTGGAGCTCACATGGctgaaaaagaaacttcagTCCTAAAGGCCATCATTTTAGCTGATACACACCTGCTTGGTGAAATCAAAGGACATTGGCTGGATAAGCTAAGAAggtaattattaatttttttaaattatctctAGCCAGTTTTAGAGTTTTTAATAGTAGCTAATGGAACAATAATTCACTGTTCTATGAAACAGCAATTCATTAGAactgtaatgaaaaaataagcTGGTGTTACTTCTTGCATGTCTTGGTCCTGATTGTATCATGGTGGAATTACCCACCTACTATCCTTACACCTGATTTC of Molothrus ater isolate BHLD 08-10-18 breed brown headed cowbird chromosome 1, BPBGC_Mater_1.1, whole genome shotgun sequence contains these proteins:
- the LOC118700123 gene encoding centrosomal protein of 290 kDa-like isoform X1, which translates into the protein MAVPVVHRCLQLTDENEQLVKKVKKLHIKNKELERNLGQIQEQLYLQQLMHVCGTSRDVQVQTETHLCHKGGDRKDLVLESDSVRLLQMYNELQKRYVKETKTNKEQSEAIKNLTIKINELEHNLQEQRQRIERLECKKVSWKTSAVSRKRSQTPEGGVASHKDISAEKEACCSRYLELLLKEIKKLKKENGKLSAEKRALKNELAGLDKDFFEEVEDLKHAVQESVKLNNEYEKCLKQISVMYGLPFTAHL